One genomic window of Undibacterium cyanobacteriorum includes the following:
- a CDS encoding gluconolaconase, translating to MKRNIAVIALSTGLIASLGAGAAWWFNQNQEAETKLSLKNRLSNALHLKKIEQATPTTLWEAETTHFLSAFVLGTRPDGTQITDELSDPYGIAIDAAQNIYLADAGEHNRILKIDGAGNVIQLAGSTEGFQDSQDPQLARFHTPSALALDAAGDLIVADTGNHAIRRVSAKGAVTTIAGNGQAGFRDGPAAQAQFNGPIGLFVSKNGDIIVADTYNDAIRRISKDGMVSTIAGGGRTGYRDGIGSEAWFDTPTSVVVNHQGEIIVADLRNHALRKISPQGQVSTMAMSDREDREALMRRPLSLAITHDDFVYVGEQSHGRILQLTPQGELRGFSGVDIDIIPGDDTTTRILSPSGIAIGPDGQLMFADSQARQVKLMQAKNLHTKHFRQLPATVITEKVALPSDHMLWPVLPQNEAHEIVGTFGEVRGNYDGESRDHFHRGLDIQANQGEKVVAIMNEKIASPASNFGTTSINEGFRIHSLSYIHMKVGRDSRDRNFDPSKFQFVRDETGKLAQIRIRRGTRFLAGEVLGSINQMNHVHLNYAPQGLVRNPLELGFIGVKDSIAPQIEKIYVADRYGKRLGLQRAEIISKAESKDKGQNSGKGAGKNNAKNKRNEVRKVIERYQEPILVSRDLEELNIIVDAYDQFDGNAERRRLGLYKLGYQILSADGNPIIGFEKPLMTLRFDQLPADDEAVKLLYAEKSGITVHGNAVTRFLYNTTHDFYLGQAKSRLWNIKALAPGDYTIRIFAYDYAGNRAGGKTELRIRIE from the coding sequence ATGAAAAGAAACATCGCAGTCATCGCCCTCAGCACCGGCCTCATCGCTAGCCTCGGCGCGGGTGCCGCTTGGTGGTTCAATCAGAACCAAGAAGCCGAAACCAAACTCTCCTTAAAGAACCGTCTCAGCAATGCTTTACATCTCAAAAAAATAGAACAAGCCACACCTACCACCTTGTGGGAAGCCGAGACCACGCATTTTTTGTCAGCATTTGTCCTTGGCACCAGACCCGATGGCACACAAATAACGGACGAATTAAGTGATCCCTATGGGATCGCCATCGACGCCGCGCAAAATATTTATCTCGCCGATGCCGGTGAACACAATCGCATCTTGAAGATCGACGGCGCCGGAAATGTCATCCAACTTGCGGGTTCAACGGAAGGCTTTCAAGACAGCCAAGATCCTCAACTCGCGCGCTTCCACACGCCATCGGCCTTAGCGCTCGATGCTGCCGGCGACTTAATTGTGGCCGACACTGGCAACCATGCGATACGTCGTGTCTCAGCCAAAGGCGCAGTCACAACCATCGCTGGCAATGGCCAAGCGGGGTTTCGTGATGGTCCAGCCGCGCAAGCGCAATTTAACGGACCGATTGGCTTATTTGTGAGTAAGAACGGTGACATCATCGTCGCCGACACCTACAACGATGCCATTCGCCGTATTAGCAAAGACGGCATGGTCTCGACCATCGCTGGTGGCGGACGCACTGGCTATCGCGACGGAATCGGTAGCGAAGCTTGGTTCGATACACCAACCAGCGTGGTCGTTAATCATCAAGGTGAGATCATCGTCGCCGATTTGCGCAATCACGCCCTGCGTAAAATTTCACCGCAAGGTCAGGTCTCAACAATGGCGATGTCCGATCGGGAAGACCGTGAAGCCCTGATGCGACGCCCACTTTCACTCGCCATTACGCATGATGACTTCGTCTATGTCGGCGAGCAAAGTCATGGACGTATTCTGCAACTGACCCCACAAGGCGAATTACGCGGTTTCAGTGGTGTCGACATCGACATTATTCCTGGTGACGATACGACGACGCGGATACTGTCACCGAGCGGCATCGCAATTGGCCCCGACGGACAATTGATGTTTGCCGACAGCCAAGCACGCCAAGTCAAATTGATGCAGGCAAAAAATCTGCACACCAAACACTTCCGCCAACTGCCAGCCACGGTCATCACCGAGAAAGTAGCTTTACCCTCAGATCATATGTTGTGGCCGGTCTTGCCACAGAATGAGGCGCATGAAATAGTTGGTACCTTTGGTGAAGTGCGCGGCAACTATGATGGTGAGAGCCGCGACCACTTCCACCGAGGCCTTGATATTCAAGCCAATCAAGGTGAGAAAGTCGTCGCGATCATGAATGAGAAAATCGCCTCGCCCGCCAGCAACTTCGGCACCACCAGTATTAACGAAGGATTTCGTATTCACAGTCTGTCGTACATTCATATGAAAGTGGGACGTGATAGCCGTGATCGCAATTTCGATCCAAGCAAGTTTCAATTTGTGCGTGATGAAACGGGCAAGCTGGCGCAGATTCGTATTCGTCGTGGCACGCGTTTTCTAGCAGGTGAAGTTCTCGGCAGCATCAATCAAATGAACCATGTCCATCTGAATTATGCGCCACAAGGCTTGGTGCGGAATCCATTAGAGCTAGGCTTCATCGGTGTCAAAGATAGCATCGCACCACAAATCGAAAAGATCTATGTCGCCGACCGCTATGGCAAACGTCTGGGCTTACAGCGCGCGGAGATCATTAGCAAGGCAGAGAGCAAAGATAAGGGCCAGAACAGTGGCAAGGGCGCTGGCAAGAACAATGCAAAAAACAAGCGCAATGAAGTCAGAAAAGTTATCGAACGCTACCAAGAGCCGATTCTAGTTTCACGTGATTTAGAAGAACTAAATATCATCGTCGACGCCTATGACCAATTCGATGGCAATGCGGAGCGCCGACGTCTAGGCCTCTACAAACTCGGTTATCAAATCTTAAGTGCCGATGGCAATCCTATCATCGGTTTCGAAAAGCCTTTGATGACCCTACGCTTCGATCAACTCCCTGCCGATGACGAAGCAGTGAAACTGCTCTACGCTGAAAAGAGCGGCATCACAGTGCATGGCAACGCCGTCACTCGTTTCCTTTACAACACCACCCACGACTTCTATCTCGGCCAAGCCAAATCACGACTGTGGAATATCAAAGCACTAGCTCCAGGCGACTACACGATTCGTATTTTTGCGTATGACTATGCGGGCAATCGAGCGGGCGGTAAAACTGAGTTGCGGATCAGGATAGAATAG
- a CDS encoding sensor histidine kinase, with protein sequence MDFSDSYQASRSMIDRGDDAGRVLTPWWKIVPVVCVIWMVFVVLAGVANFFDLRMLGMNASISGQVYLFLALLSTKVMLSCYLAVYFERHQDEALRARNLFRIFFYLMFVFLPLSFCGEGVFIVARRGEAPISWSSVVEVISPLALWMDMVLVNFAYSMQLAYSFWRKNQRRFLEAQVARQHYLQLRMQQLQGKLEPYFLLSSLEDITDLVISAEPQLATKALARLSELLRHVLDSTDDDWRSVEDELQVLQDYLALQNLRFGDRLRIEWRGRERTWSSIACPPMLFLPLLDAAVRACAERLQTESQEIIVQCERDGGNFILTITLSTFLASFGQITPALVEVNERVRLAFGNAAYCDERVILGPAGRQLALVLSFPAREREDD encoded by the coding sequence ATGGACTTTTCAGATTCATACCAAGCCTCCCGCTCGATGATTGATCGAGGCGATGACGCAGGTCGCGTGCTCACGCCGTGGTGGAAGATTGTGCCTGTGGTCTGCGTCATTTGGATGGTGTTTGTAGTGTTGGCGGGTGTCGCCAATTTCTTCGACCTGCGCATGCTGGGCATGAACGCCAGTATCTCGGGCCAGGTCTATTTGTTCTTGGCGCTGTTATCGACCAAGGTCATGCTGAGCTGTTATTTGGCAGTGTATTTCGAACGCCATCAAGACGAAGCTTTGCGTGCTCGCAATCTATTTCGTATTTTCTTCTATCTGATGTTCGTGTTCTTGCCATTGAGTTTTTGCGGCGAGGGTGTGTTTATTGTGGCACGGCGTGGTGAAGCTCCCATTTCGTGGAGTTCCGTGGTGGAAGTGATTTCACCTCTAGCCTTGTGGATGGACATGGTCTTGGTCAATTTTGCTTACTCAATGCAATTGGCCTATTCGTTTTGGCGCAAGAATCAAAGACGCTTTTTAGAAGCGCAGGTCGCGCGTCAGCACTACTTGCAGTTACGCATGCAGCAACTGCAAGGCAAACTGGAACCCTATTTTTTATTGAGCTCGCTCGAAGATATCACTGATCTCGTGATCAGCGCCGAGCCGCAATTAGCGACTAAAGCCTTAGCGCGTTTATCGGAATTGTTGCGTCATGTGCTTGATTCAACCGATGACGATTGGCGCAGCGTCGAAGACGAGCTACAAGTCTTGCAGGATTATCTGGCACTCCAGAATTTGCGTTTTGGTGATCGTTTGCGCATTGAGTGGCGCGGTCGTGAGCGGACATGGTCATCGATTGCCTGCCCACCCATGTTGTTTCTGCCCTTGCTCGATGCGGCAGTGCGTGCTTGTGCGGAGCGTCTGCAAACGGAGTCGCAAGAGATCATCGTGCAATGTGAACGTGATGGCGGCAATTTTATTTTGACCATCACCTTATCGACTTTCCTCGCTTCATTTGGTCAGATCACGCCCGCTTTGGTGGAAGTCAATGAACGGGTCCGTCTGGCATTTGGCAATGCAGCTTATTGCGATGAACGTGTGATTCTTGGACCAGCAGGACGTCAATTGGCGCTAGTTTTATCGTTTCCAGCACGGGAGCGCGAAGATGACTAG
- a CDS encoding Xaa-Pro dipeptidyl-peptidase, whose product MNRSSRNIPARLLPLKPLALALSLLAAAPLIAQESQPSAETQKNASTKAVPTFYNGQAQVVPGFQDKSKWIKQELWVETEFDSDGDGKRDRMHVDVTRPQQTATEGLKVAVVYASSPYYAGTMKNQKMWDVQHELGSPPPPRPVNQQATFVPVRPEISRDEIDTWVPRGFAVVHSEAPGTGLSEGCPTVGGAPEELAPKAVIDWLNGRAKGYTSRDGNEEVKADWSTGKVGMTGTSYNGTIPLAAATTGVAGLEAIIPIAPNTSYYHYYRSNGLIRHPGGYLGEDVDQLYDFVYSGAPEKRDYCNKTIRDGKFMAGFDRLQGDYNDFWAERDLLTKIKAVKAATLLAHGQHDWNVMPEHSIRIYEALKKQGTPTQLFLHHGGHGGPPPMEMRNRWFSHYLYGIDNGVEKDARAMIMREGVERGSAPTPYLDFPNPEASMVSLNLGAGGNSIGALGTKLPANKTKAIEKLIDDVQFSGGSLASSEQSTNRLLYATPELKEALHMSGTPVIKLRVAANKAAANLSVWLVTLPFDPKNVGSAGQMGVVSRAWADPQNAESLTRGGNYDSKKPGRPLKSGQFVDLRFDLQPGDRIIPAGKRLALMVFSSDRDFTLWPKAGTELQLDLSQSQLQFPVVGGAEAWKSALE is encoded by the coding sequence ATGAATCGTTCGTCACGCAATATTCCTGCAAGACTATTACCGCTCAAGCCGCTTGCTTTAGCCTTGAGTTTATTAGCCGCCGCGCCTTTGATTGCGCAAGAATCACAGCCATCGGCAGAAACTCAAAAAAATGCAAGCACCAAGGCGGTGCCGACCTTCTACAACGGTCAAGCGCAGGTCGTGCCCGGTTTTCAAGACAAGAGCAAATGGATCAAGCAAGAATTGTGGGTGGAAACCGAATTTGATAGCGATGGCGATGGAAAACGTGATCGTATGCATGTTGACGTGACCCGACCACAACAGACAGCTACCGAGGGTTTGAAAGTCGCCGTTGTGTACGCCTCTTCGCCGTATTACGCGGGCACTATGAAGAATCAAAAAATGTGGGATGTGCAGCACGAACTCGGTAGTCCACCGCCACCGCGCCCAGTCAACCAGCAAGCGACTTTCGTTCCAGTGCGCCCCGAAATTTCACGCGATGAAATCGATACGTGGGTGCCACGCGGTTTTGCGGTGGTGCACTCAGAGGCGCCGGGCACTGGCTTGTCGGAAGGATGTCCGACCGTAGGTGGTGCGCCAGAAGAATTGGCGCCCAAAGCCGTGATTGATTGGTTGAACGGCCGCGCCAAAGGCTACACCAGCCGCGATGGCAATGAAGAAGTCAAAGCAGATTGGAGCACCGGCAAAGTCGGTATGACCGGCACTTCTTACAATGGCACGATTCCTTTAGCTGCGGCAACCACTGGCGTGGCTGGTTTGGAAGCCATCATCCCGATTGCACCGAATACCTCTTACTATCACTACTATCGTAGCAATGGTTTGATCCGTCACCCCGGTGGCTATTTGGGCGAAGATGTCGATCAGCTTTATGATTTCGTGTACAGCGGTGCCCCTGAAAAACGCGATTACTGTAACAAGACCATCCGTGATGGCAAATTCATGGCGGGCTTTGATCGTCTGCAAGGCGACTACAATGACTTCTGGGCCGAACGCGATTTGCTGACCAAGATTAAAGCAGTTAAAGCAGCCACCTTGTTAGCGCATGGACAGCATGATTGGAATGTGATGCCCGAACATTCGATTCGCATCTATGAAGCGCTGAAGAAGCAAGGCACGCCAACACAATTATTCTTGCATCATGGTGGTCACGGCGGCCCTCCGCCGATGGAGATGCGCAATCGTTGGTTCTCGCACTACTTGTATGGTATTGATAATGGTGTTGAGAAAGATGCGCGCGCCATGATTATGCGCGAAGGTGTTGAGCGTGGTTCTGCGCCGACGCCGTATTTAGATTTCCCAAATCCTGAAGCGAGTATGGTTAGTCTCAATTTGGGTGCAGGCGGGAACAGTATCGGTGCTCTTGGTACCAAGCTCCCTGCCAACAAAACCAAGGCAATTGAAAAATTGATCGATGATGTGCAATTCTCGGGTGGTAGTTTGGCTAGTTCTGAGCAATCGACGAATCGTTTGCTGTACGCGACGCCAGAGTTGAAAGAGGCCCTGCACATGTCTGGTACGCCGGTGATCAAGTTGCGCGTGGCGGCAAATAAAGCTGCGGCAAACTTGTCGGTGTGGTTGGTGACCTTGCCGTTTGATCCTAAGAATGTCGGCTCTGCTGGTCAAATGGGTGTGGTATCACGCGCTTGGGCTGATCCGCAAAATGCAGAGTCTCTGACGCGTGGTGGCAACTATGATTCGAAGAAACCAGGACGCCCACTCAAGTCTGGTCAATTTGTGGACTTGCGATTTGATTTGCAGCCCGGTGATCGCATCATTCCTGCCGGCAAGCGTTTGGCTTTGATGGTGTTCTCGAGTGATCGCGACTTCACCTTGTGGCCGAAAGCGGGCACGGAGTTGCAACTCGACCTGAGCCAAAGCCAACTACAATTCCCGGTCGTGGGCGGTGCTGAGGCATGGAAGTCGGCGCTTGAGTAA
- a CDS encoding O-linked N-acetylglucosamine transferase, SPINDLY family protein, whose translation MWNSLKSLFSKSATGPTDVAASASSAAPSSDSTNPISQRAETPAQTRGQIQAQANQLIDTGNQCEEQGQLERALAQYQAAAELAPWFPRAHLNLGNLRLLHGDAVAALRFYEEAARLDPHYAAAHFNRGNAHFQLAQLKQAEAAYRQALTLQPDFIDAAVALGAVLDQQHAYEAAIEIYRSVLVKVPNYAQVHRNLALCLQKKNRFLEAIQSLRHALALAPQLADTHVALANALRDIGRVKEAEPQYRQALQLEPQNWDAYHGLLFALNYRPEYPPQILFEEARQFGLTLAQAFPARMETNHIEKMEEFSKPRRLRIGFVSGDLRNHPVGYFLESVVSALRDFHPDLELIAFSTYDAHSNPDHAQLDDLARHFQQRCHAWHPVAHLQPAQLEDLVLQNQIDILIDLAGHNAYNRLGLFSRKCAPVQVSWLGYFATTGLSSIDYLMADPISLPADQEPFFTEKIWRLPETRLCFSAPRSKVEVNPLPALNKGYLQFACFNHIAKMNEAVVALWSRVLAAVPHSRLLLKSPPLVEALAQEDTLARFAAHGIGADRIVFAGLSSREDYFRAFHDVDICLDPFPYTGGTTTMESLWMGVPVISLTGQHFLARQGQGLLVNAGLSDWVAQNEDDYVRLAVDWAQNVDKLASLRAHLREQIMRAPVGDAERFAEHFADALRQMWQRHRASNIEQ comes from the coding sequence ATGTGGAACAGCCTTAAATCATTGTTCAGTAAATCAGCCACAGGACCGACCGATGTGGCTGCTTCTGCATCTTCTGCGGCACCGTCTTCGGATTCTACAAACCCAATAAGTCAGCGAGCCGAAACGCCAGCGCAAACAAGAGGACAGATCCAAGCACAGGCAAATCAATTGATCGACACCGGCAATCAATGCGAGGAGCAAGGTCAACTCGAGCGGGCACTGGCACAATATCAAGCCGCTGCCGAACTAGCGCCTTGGTTTCCACGCGCTCACCTCAACCTCGGCAATCTTCGTTTATTGCATGGCGACGCCGTTGCAGCGCTCCGTTTTTATGAAGAGGCTGCGCGCCTCGATCCCCACTACGCTGCCGCGCATTTCAATCGCGGCAATGCCCATTTTCAACTAGCGCAACTCAAACAAGCCGAAGCGGCCTATCGACAGGCGCTGACTCTGCAACCAGATTTCATCGATGCAGCGGTGGCGCTCGGTGCGGTTTTGGATCAACAACATGCCTATGAGGCGGCGATTGAAATTTATCGCTCTGTCTTGGTAAAAGTGCCGAACTACGCTCAAGTCCATCGAAACTTGGCCTTGTGCCTGCAGAAGAAGAATCGCTTCCTAGAAGCCATTCAAAGTCTACGTCACGCGCTGGCATTAGCACCGCAACTCGCGGATACCCATGTGGCCTTAGCCAATGCCCTCCGCGATATTGGACGAGTGAAGGAGGCAGAGCCTCAATATCGCCAAGCCTTGCAGTTAGAGCCCCAAAATTGGGATGCCTACCACGGCCTTTTGTTTGCACTCAATTATCGGCCCGAGTATCCGCCCCAGATTTTGTTTGAAGAGGCTCGACAATTTGGCCTGACATTGGCGCAAGCTTTTCCGGCACGAATGGAGACGAACCACATCGAGAAGATGGAGGAATTTTCGAAGCCTCGGCGCTTGCGGATCGGTTTTGTTTCTGGTGATCTACGCAACCATCCGGTCGGCTATTTTCTCGAAAGCGTGGTGAGTGCTTTACGCGACTTTCACCCCGACTTAGAGCTGATTGCATTTTCGACCTACGATGCGCATAGCAATCCAGATCACGCGCAGCTTGATGACTTAGCACGGCATTTCCAACAACGCTGCCATGCATGGCATCCTGTCGCACATCTTCAGCCAGCACAACTTGAAGACTTGGTACTGCAAAATCAGATCGATATCTTGATTGATCTGGCGGGCCACAACGCCTACAACCGTCTCGGCTTATTTTCACGCAAATGCGCACCGGTGCAGGTGAGTTGGCTGGGCTACTTCGCGACCACTGGCCTATCGAGTATCGATTATTTGATGGCCGACCCGATCAGCCTACCAGCGGATCAAGAGCCATTCTTTACTGAGAAAATCTGGCGCCTACCCGAGACGCGCCTGTGTTTTTCCGCACCGCGAAGCAAGGTCGAGGTCAATCCGCTGCCGGCATTGAATAAGGGCTACCTACAATTCGCCTGCTTCAATCACATCGCCAAAATGAATGAGGCCGTAGTGGCTTTATGGAGCCGTGTACTCGCGGCTGTACCACACAGCCGACTCTTATTGAAATCGCCGCCACTCGTGGAAGCCCTTGCACAAGAAGATACCCTTGCACGCTTTGCTGCGCATGGGATCGGCGCTGACCGTATCGTATTCGCAGGCCTATCTTCGCGTGAAGATTACTTCCGCGCTTTCCACGATGTCGATATCTGCCTTGATCCTTTCCCCTACACTGGTGGCACCACCACCATGGAGAGTTTATGGATGGGCGTACCAGTCATTAGCCTTACGGGTCAGCACTTCTTAGCGCGCCAAGGACAAGGCTTATTGGTCAATGCTGGCTTAAGCGATTGGGTCGCGCAAAACGAAGATGACTACGTTCGATTAGCCGTCGACTGGGCCCAGAATGTCGACAAGCTCGCATCACTTCGAGCCCACCTACGTGAACAGATCATGCGCGCTCCGGTCGGTGATGCCGAACGCTTCGCGGAACATTTTGCGGATGCGCTGCGTCAAATGTGGCAGCGGCATCGAGCTTCAAATATTGAGCAATGA